In a single window of the Gemmatimonadota bacterium genome:
- a CDS encoding GNAT family N-acetyltransferase — protein sequence MEPLIRLRVLQGDQGDEIREAWISLLPRERWRFFLHPDWFEIARASYFPRARVRYHVAYEGDRIVGILPTSRRRMNRFGLFLPVVDALAGGRGDYSLPITGQEARPEVVRPLLESALSSARGAGTLVLANLPVETGVPGILESLLEERGLPFRHVEAPSLTLSLPPTFDEAEAAMKKGLRGDLRRQAKRIEESVGPLDFRVVTDPEEAKAHLPGLFEMHDRRWLEAGLPASFEDRSARDFYYGMIEKLWGEGLHFSLLRAGERVIAYHVGAVGGGYLLYYKPTFDHTLQNYSPGKLHLRFLLVHAIEAGLSGIDFLQGTEGYKRDWASSVTECGSYTVRTRRVSPSYFWLACGRPWTERVVGPAYNRWVARFERLVRRRAERG from the coding sequence GTGGAGCCGTTGATCCGACTTCGCGTCCTCCAGGGCGACCAGGGCGACGAGATCCGTGAAGCGTGGATCTCGCTCCTCCCGCGAGAGCGGTGGAGGTTTTTTCTCCACCCGGACTGGTTCGAGATCGCGCGGGCGAGCTACTTCCCCCGGGCCCGCGTGCGGTATCATGTCGCCTACGAAGGGGACCGGATCGTGGGGATCCTTCCCACCTCGCGGCGCCGGATGAACCGCTTCGGCCTCTTCCTTCCGGTGGTGGACGCCCTCGCGGGAGGACGGGGCGATTACTCTCTCCCGATCACGGGGCAGGAGGCCCGGCCCGAAGTCGTTCGTCCCCTGCTCGAGTCGGCCCTCTCCAGCGCGCGCGGGGCAGGGACGCTGGTCCTTGCGAACCTCCCGGTGGAAACCGGAGTCCCCGGGATTCTCGAATCGCTACTCGAGGAGCGGGGGCTCCCCTTTCGTCACGTGGAAGCACCTTCCCTCACCCTCTCCCTCCCCCCCACCTTCGATGAGGCGGAGGCGGCGATGAAGAAGGGCCTCCGTGGCGATCTTCGGCGCCAGGCGAAGCGAATCGAGGAGTCGGTGGGGCCGCTGGACTTCCGAGTGGTGACCGACCCGGAAGAGGCGAAGGCCCACCTCCCCGGCCTCTTCGAGATGCACGACCGTCGCTGGCTCGAGGCCGGCCTCCCCGCCTCCTTCGAAGATCGCTCCGCGAGAGACTTCTACTACGGAATGATCGAGAAGCTCTGGGGGGAGGGACTCCACTTCTCCCTCCTGAGGGCGGGAGAGCGGGTGATCGCCTACCATGTGGGAGCCGTTGGAGGGGGATACCTCCTCTACTACAAACCCACCTTCGACCACACCCTTCAGAATTACTCTCCCGGGAAGCTTCACCTCCGCTTCCTCCTAGTGCATGCGATCGAGGCGGGGCTCAGCGGAATCGACTTCCTCCAGGGGACGGAAGGGTACAAGCGCGACTGGGCTTCGTCGGTCACGGAGTGCGGGAGCTACACCGTGCGGACCCGGCGCGTCAGCCCGTCGTACTTCTGGCTTGCGTGCGGCCGGCCCTGGACGGAGCGGGTGGTCGGACCGGCCTACAATCGCTGGGTCGCTCGCTTCGAGCGACTGGTCAGGCGTCGAGCGGAACGAGGGTGA